The Pecten maximus chromosome 12, xPecMax1.1, whole genome shotgun sequence genome includes a region encoding these proteins:
- the LOC117339261 gene encoding mucin-5AC-like has product MRPTFIAFTLRLLVSTFDLIIDWLLYYEVSGLKPGLVFGPFSDAVLGLFVFFGCIGTVIYIVEIVLNVVGFFAAKDDLLPNGLLNNVNLVSLWIEDVPLIMMSVYMAGCRDKAVTVLMLVKALSTLLEVFVNLGIIIAEYILNKKHTTVIKFGEKEAAKWLKIPLGISLFIMMIGSMLVFGLGNYYTGSKNVIRLSSPLGVNSGKYSSLNYLDGSGIYMNFDNGQTDVITMDTYEWISLIDLESIMSTNSSSFMVRVTYDSNPNTRLWIQSSSSSDLSSPESSTCYSTQTSPLSILTTCSTDFEITSNTKSIVFKFVYESPSNSKPLGDVYYNYGMASIETMNPCFLPEATPEFSLSYFKATSNKHNSSHLMTLSNVSGHYYKSGSDLQDVSEAWRTGKFGCGHTGRSIPKLETSISVPCLVWGLTRTLSTSTSPTTTTTLSKTTTSVVNNSTHTVNTTSTTPVTVNTTSTTPVTVNTTSTTPVTVNTTSTTPVTVNTTSTTPVTVNTTSTTPVTVNTTSTTPVTVNTTNTTPVTVNTTSTTPVTVNTTSTTPVTVNTTSTTPVTVNTTSTTPVTVNTTSTTPVTVDTTSTTPVTVNATSTTPVTVNATSTTPVTVNTTSTTPAIVNTTSTTPVTVNTTSTTPVIVNTTSTTPVTVNTTNTTPVTVNTTSTTPVTVNTTNTTPVTVNTTSTTPVTVNTTSTTPVTVNTSTSATTSTTTPTATTTTSTTTTTPTDTTPTSTTTTTPTDTTPTSTTTPTTTPTTTTTTPTATPTTTTTTPTGTPPTSTTTLTTTPPTSTTTPTAPTTTTSPTTTTTTTTAPTTSTTSPTTPTTSVASG; this is encoded by the coding sequence ATGCGACCAACGTTCATTGCATTTACGTTACGACTTTTAGTCTCGACCTTTGACCTAATCATCGATTGGCTGTTGTATTATGAAGTGAGTGGATTAAAACCCGGACTTGTGTTTGGTCCGTTCTCGGATGCTGTACTGGGATTGTTCGTCTTTTTCGGCTGTATTgggactgtgatatatattgtcGAGATCGTTTTAAACGTTGTCGGTTTCTTTGCTGCAAAAGATGATCTACTTCCAAATGGTCTCCTTAACAACGTCAACCTTGTGTCCCTGTGGATTGAAGACGTCCCCCTCATAATGATGAGTGTGTATATGGCGGGATGTCGTGATAAAGCTGTCACCGTTTTAATGTTAGTCAAAGCTTTGTCAACTCTTCTGGAAGTTTTCGTGAATTTGGGCATCATTATCGCTGAGTACATcctaaacaaaaaacatacaacGGTGATAAAATTTGGCGAAAAAGAAGCAGCAAAATGGCTGAAGATCCCCCTTGGCATTAGTTTATTTATTATGATGATCGGATCAATGTTGGTGTTTGGATTAGGAAATTACTACACAGGTTCTAAAAATGTTATACGATTATCAAGTCCGCTTGGTGTCAATTCCGGAAAGTACAGTAGTCTAAACTACTTAGATGGATCGGGGATATACATGAACTTTGACAACGGCCAAACTGACGTCATCACCATGGATACGTATGAATGGATCTCACTTATTGATTTAGAAAGCATTATGTCAACTAATTCGAGTTCGTTTATGGTTCGTGTAACGTACGACTCGAACCCGAACACGCGGCTTTGGATCCAGTCATCGTCTTCCAGTGATTTATCGTCTCCAGAATCCTCTACCTGCTATTCAACACAAACATCGCCTCTATCAATACTTACCACGTGCTCAACTGACTTTGAGATTACCTCTAACACTAAATCCATTGTGTTTAAATTTGTGTACGAAAGTCCTAGTAACTCAAAACCACTCGGCGATGTATACTACAACTATGGTATGGCATCCATCGAAACCATGAATCCTTGCTTTTTACCTGAGGCGACGCCTGAGTTCTCACTAAGTTATTTCAAAGCCACTTCTAACAAACACAACTCTAGTCATCTCATGACACTGTCAAATGTCAGTGGACATTACTACAAGTCTGGGAGTGACCTGCAGGATGTGTCAGAAGCGTGGAGGACTGGTAAGTTTGGGTGTGGTCACACCGGGAGATCAATACCCAAACTAGAAACCTCCATAAGTGTACCTTGCCTAGTGTGGGGTTTAACGAGAACATTGTCTACGTCAACGTCACCAACAACGACTACTACATTATCCAAAACTACAACTAGTGTTGTAAACAATTCAacacacacagtaaatacaacCAGCACAACTCCTGTCACAGTTAATACAACCAGCACAACTCCTGTCACAGTTAATACAACCAGCACAACTCCTGTCACAGTAAATACAACCAGCACAACTCCTGTCACTGTGAATACAACCAGCACAACTCCTGTCACAGTTAATACAACGAGTACAACTCCTGTCACAGTAAATACAACCAGCACAACTCCTGTCACAGTTAATACAACCAACACAACTCCTGTCACAGTGAATACAACGAGTACAACTCCTGTCACTGTGAATACAACCAGCACAACTCCTGTCACAGTAAATACAACCAGCACAACTCCTGTCACAGTGAATACAACGAGTACAACTCCTGTCACTGTGAATACAACCAGCACAACTCCTGTCACTGTGGATACAACGAGCACAACTCCTGTCACAGTGAATGCAACCAGCACAACTCCTGTCACAGTGAATGCAACCAGCACAACTCCTGTCACTGTCAATACAACCAGCACAACTCCTGCCATAGTTAATACAACCAGTACAACTCCTGTCACTGTGAATACAACCAGTACAACTCCTGTCATAGTAAATACAACCAGCACAACTCCTGTCACAGTTAATACAACCAACACAACTCCTGTCACTGTCAATACAACCAGCACAACTCCTGTCACAGTTAATACAACCAACACAACTCCTGTCACAGTTAATACAACCAGCACAACTCCTGTCACAGTTAATACAACCAGTACAACTCCTGTCACTGTGAATACATCTACATCTGCCACTACTTCAACTACAACTCCTACAGCTACAACTACCACTTCAACTACAACTACAACTCCTACAGATACAACTCCCACTTCAACTACAACTACAACTCCTACAGATACAACTCCCACTTCAACTACAACTCCTACAACTACACCTACCACTACAACTACAACTCCTACAGCTACACCTACCACTACAACTACAACTCCTACAGGTACACCTCCCACTTCAACTACAACTCTTACAACTACACCTCCCACTTCTACAACTACACCAACAGCTCCTACAACTACCACTTCACCTACAACAACCACTACAACTACAACTGCACCTACAACTTCTACAACTTCGCCTACAACTCCTACAACTTCAGTTGCATCTGGATAA
- the LOC117339543 gene encoding uncharacterized protein LOC117339543 — protein MYRGSVRPGNCTPVHGFLTAKPPKPPCWLDLKVQNQRASSDEGGSKSSPVSQQQQINVLPRSSKPGKRMRAKIHRTRSQYCIESEDLPDDVEMTMNLSETTPKDIGLRKQMYDDSVYMQETTRKCQNWLDSLEACGPPETVTSSGLDALSEDCDSQVDVEVPDDTMWYDPDVRQQYSSSTSSSDDERTTIQTKHIPGSLQSTVTREKSSSLKGSSKKYHYRGVLAGNTVL, from the coding sequence ATGTACAGAGGCTCTGTACGACCGGGCAACTGTACACCTGTACACGGGTTCCTGACCGCGAAACCGCCAAAACCACCGTGCTGGCTTGACCTCAAAGTTCAAAACCAGCGGGCGTCCTCTGACGAAGGAGGGTCAAAAAGTTCACCTGTATCTCAGCAACAGCAAATCAACGTTCTACCCCGGTCGTCAAAACCAGGGAAGCGCATGCGTGCTAAAATACACCGGACACGTAGTCAGTATTGTATAGAGTCCGAGGATCTTCCGGACGACGTGGAGATGACAATGAATCTCTCGGAAACCACTCCTAAAGATATCGGCCTCCGGAAACAAATGTATGATGATAGTGTTTATATGCAAGAAACGACACGAAAGTGTCAAAACTGGCTCGACAGCCTTGAGGCGTGTGGGCCACCGGAAACGGTGACGTCATCAGGGCTTGACGCTCTTTCGGAAGATTGTGATAGCCAGGTGGACGTGGAAGTACCTGACGACACTATGTGGTATGACCCGGATGTACGACAGCAGTACAGCAGTAGTACATCTAGTTCTGACGATGAACGAACAACTATTCAAACTAAACATATTCCAGGATCACTACAATCTACTGTTACTCGAGAGAAGTCTTCGAGTTTGAAAGGCTCgagtaaaaaatatcattatcgAGGTGTTCTTGCCGGGAATACAGTGCTGTGA